A DNA window from Fragaria vesca subsp. vesca linkage group LG3, FraVesHawaii_1.0, whole genome shotgun sequence contains the following coding sequences:
- the LOC101304367 gene encoding uncharacterized protein LOC101304367, protein MDSISLRHAISATHHTDLRRTRLNPEKPFQTKRFHLHKPTARFQIHSKLSDFQDYAKPSRLLQAAEVNVCTDTSVERSFLSLRDYESEALYKVKLGTSNAYGSSLSDITAGILLCVIDKNGNSILQRIPSNLRPDDSTEVEDEIIQFQRGSVDEFTFKGPKLEKIEALWISLESGQWRLGSVKLTVIYGNISFEESDGERPQYIGFDYNFQVEDILLGEGSDRSMVELRPCLATKLSGVDPFTMLTQSLPESILSVSCGISNEETMREYADLKFSLLLYDAILVLFGTSVASFLLGENAGSAFLTGGIGGFLYLLLLQRSVDGLPAPESISMDRKSTNQMFGGTKGPIFGLALAFGFALFIVNYSSGDVPMVFTPKEVLAGMVGFLACKVAVVLAAIKPMTIDLNIKE, encoded by the exons ATGGATTCCATTTCTTTAAGGCATGCAATCTCTGCAACACATCACACCGATCTCAGGAGAACACGACTAAACCCAGAAAAGCCTTTCCAGACTAAAAGGTTTCACCTTCACAAACCAACTGCCCGTTTCCAAATCCATTCCAAACTCTCTGACTTCCAAG ACTATGCAAAGCCTTCACGCCTATTGCAAGCCGCAGAGGTGAATGTTTGCACAGATACCTCGGTGGAAAGAAGCTTCTTATCATTAAGAGATTATGAATCTGAGGCTTTATATAAGGTCAAGCTAGGTACTAGTAATGCTTATGGTTCAAGTCTCTCTGACATTACTGCTGGAATCCTCCTGTGCGTGATAGACAAAAATGGTAACTCCATACTACAGAGGATACCCTCAAATTTGAGACCAGATGATTCTACAGAGGTAGAGGATGAGATAATTCAGTTTCAAAGAGGTTCTGTTGATGAGTTCACCTTTAAGGGACCTAAACTTGAAAAAATTGAAGCTCTTTGGATCAGTCTTGAATCAG GCCAATGGAGGTTAGGCAGTGTGAAGTTGACTGTTATATATGGGAATATTTCTTTCGAGGAATCAGATGGAGAGAGACCTCAGTATATTGGTTTCGATTACAATTTCCAAGTTGAGGACATCTTGCTTGGAGAGGGAAGTGACAGGTCCATGGTGGAACTTAGACCTTGCCTTGCCACTAAGTTGTCTGGGGTTGACCCCTTCACCATGTTGACTCAAAGCCTCCCTGAATCAATTCTATCCGTGAGCTGTGGTATATCAAATGAGGAAACCATGAGAGAATACGCGGACTTGAAGTTCTCTTTGCTACTTTACGATGCCATTCTGGTCTTATTTGGTACATCAGTTGCATCCTTTTTGCTTGGGGAAAATGCTGGTTCTGCGTTTTTGACAGGTGGGATTGGGGGCTTCTTGTATCTTCTTCTACTGCAAAGATCAGTTGATGGATTACCTGCTCCGGAATCAATTTCTATGGACAGAAAAAGCACAAATCAAATGTTTGGAGGAACAAAGGGGCCAATATTTGGCCTGGCATTGGCTTTTGGTTTTGCTTTGTTTATAGTGAATTATAGCTCTGGGGATGTCCCAATGGTTTTCACACCAAAAGAAGTCTTGGCTGGGATGGTGGGATTTCTTGCATGTAAAGTTGCTGTGGTTTTGGCGGCAATTAAACCCATGACAATAGACTTGAACATAAAAGAGTGA
- the LOC101304657 gene encoding probable polyamine transporter At3g13620-like, with translation MESPPKPPPDLPITTTTTTTTPATPTAKKLTLIPLIFLIYFEVAGGPYGEEPAVQAAGPLLAILGFLIFPFIWSVPEALITAELSTTFPGNGGFVIWADRAFGPFWGSIMGTWKFLSGVINIAAFPVLCIDYMEKIFPALESGWPRYLSVCLSTLFLAFLNFTGLAIVGYAAVVLAAVSLSPFILMSLIALPKIKPHRWLSLGQKGVKKDWNLFFNTLFWNLNFWDNVSTLAGEVEKPQKTFPKALFVAVIFTCLAYLFPLFAVIGAVDVDQNRWESGFHAEAAEIIAGKWLKYWIEVGAVLSGIGLFEAQLSSSAYQVLGMADIGFLPTFFGVRHKRFDTPWVGILISTMITLGVSYMNFTDIISSANFLYSLGMLLEFASFIWLRRKMPTLKRPFRVPMKLPGLVIMCLIPSGFLIFVMAIATKTVYLVSAIMSVCGVGWFFLMKYCKSKKLFKFSTDEIEDIEEE, from the coding sequence ATGGAATCTCCTCCAAAGCCACCACCAGACCTCCCAATCACCACCACCACCACCACCACCACGCCCGCCACTCCAACCGCAAAGAAGCTCACTCTCATCCCTCTAATTTTCCTCATCTACTTCGAAGTCGCCGGCGGCCCTTACGGAGAAGAACCTGCCGTCCAAGCCGCCGGTCCCCTTCTCGCCATTCTCGGCTTCCTCATCTTCCCTTTCATCTGGAGTGTCCCTGAGGCTCTCATCACCGCTGAACTCTCCACCACCTTCCCCGGCAACGGCGGCTTTGTCATATGGGCCGACAGGGCCTTTGGGCCTTTCTGGGGATCCATTATGGGGACATGGAAGTTCCTCAGCGGCGTCATCAATATTGCAGCCTTCCCTGTTCTCTGCATTGATTACATGGAGAAGATATTCCCTGCTCTTGAGTCAGGCTGGCCTAGGTACCTCTCTGTCTGTCTTTCAACTCTGTTCCTAGCTTTTCTCAACTTTACTGGCTTGGCCATTGTGGGATATGCTGCTGTGGTTCTTGCTGCTGTTTCGCTTTCCCCTTTTATATTGATGTCTTTGATTGCCTTACCGAAGATTAAGCCACATAGGTGGTTGAGTTTGGGGCAGAAGGGTGTGAAGAAAGATTGGAACTTGTTCTTCAACACTCTATTTTGGAACTTGAACTTCTGGGATAATGTGAGTACTTTGGCAGGAGAAGTAGAAAAGCCTCAGAAGACTTTCCCCAAGGCTCTTTTTGTGGCTGTGATATTCACTTGCTTGGCGTATTTGTTCCCTCTTTTTGCTGTGATTGGAGCTGTGGATGTTGATCAGAACAGATGGGAATCAGGGTTTCATGCTGAGGCTGCTGAGATCATTGCAGGGAAGTGGTTGAAGTATTGGATTGAAGTTGGTGCTGTGTTGTCTGGGATTGGTCTTTTTGAAGCTCAACTAAGCAGTAGTGCTTACCAAGTTCTTGGTATGGCAGATATAGGATTCTTGCCTACGTTTTTTGGGGTTCGACACAAGAGGTTCGATACCCCATGGGTTGGGATTTTGATCTCCACCATGATCACACTTGGAGTTTCCTACATGAACTTTACGGATATAATTTCATCTGCAAATTTCTTGTATAGTTTGGGGATGTTATTGGAGTTTGCGTCTTTCATTTGGTTGAGGAGGAAGATGCCAACATTGAAGAGGCCTTTTCGAGTTCCCATGAAGCTGCCAGGTTTGGTGATCATGTGTTTGATTCCATCCGGGTTTTTGATTTTTGTGATGGCTATTGCTACCAAGACAGTGTATTTGGTTAGTGCTATAATGAGCGTGTGTGGAGTTGGGTGGTTCTTTTTAATGAAATATTGCAAGTCAAAGAAGTTGTTCAAGTTCAGTACTGATGAAATTGAAGATATTGAAGAAGAATGA
- the LOC101290749 gene encoding receptor-like protein 2-like: MRVPEDKHAAIIEELCGVILLVVPGFPISMRIMYVTRQVALEGLEMVRVDSLGEASVGDTPCAICMEDIDHFRGIDKDEQTIIRLPYLHLYHGDYIVPWPHRRQYNYLYYEASISLKSNNLHGNIPSEIGQSQLLTTLYLSNNNISGNIPEQIANLKGMQILDLSMNQLSGNIPASFTSLHFLSKFNVSYNNLEGPIPSSTQLQSFDASAFEGNLKLCGDPLPNKCKRTEGTDEPDMNNTDADMKERQFPWFYVSAALGFFIGFWGVFGPLVFLQKWSIPRGFGKCSELQVLRAGYNYLSGSLPEDIFNSTSLEEISLPLNSLNGAISDGIANLINLTTLDLCYNQLSGVLPLHLGKLSKLKQILLDFNSLEGSLPLSLMNCTKLVELRMGANNLGGDISMLDFSKLSQLSKLDLRMNNFFGVLPRSLYSCKFLKAIRVSYNNLEVQIQPEIASLKSLSFLSLGVNKRLTNVKEAMKILMGCKSLVVLSLASSFVGEEFPTDLGKADFDGFQNLRILDLSSCNLTGQLPLWLSKLRKLESLSLSHNRITGSIPSWIGSLPRLYSIIMDFNLLSGKIPKELWMLPMLVSEQAAATAGTALDLPYFYPSVDYAKPIQYNYLYYEAMISLKSNNLYGNIPSEIGQSQLLTYLDLSNNNLSGNIPEQIANIKGMRQLDLSMNQLSGNIPTSFTSLHFLSKLNVSFNNLEGPIPSSTQLQSFNASAFEGNRNLCGDPLPKCKRTKGTDEPDMNNTDADMKEHQFPWFYISAALGFIIGFWGVFGPLVLLKKWRYAYYHFLDNGYERFMVMILKRMARLKRRFSRS, encoded by the exons ATGCGAGTCCCTGAAGATAAGCATGCAGCTATTATCGAAGAATTATGTGGGGTAATTCTCCTGGTCGTCCCTGGATTTCCCATTAGTATGAGGATAATGTATGTGACTCGTCAAGTAGCCCTCGAGGGGTTGGAGATGGTGAGGGTTGATAGTTTGGGGGAAGCCAGTGTTGGAGACACACCCTGCGCTATTTGTATGGAGGACATTGATCACTTTCGAGGGATTGATAAAGATGAGCAGACGATTATTCGCTTGCCCTACTTGCACCTTTATCACGGAGATTACATTGTCCCCTGGCCGCACAGGCGTCAG TACAATTACTTGTATTACGAAGCATCTATATCACTAAAGAGCAATAACCTACATGGGAACATACCTTCTGAGATTGGCCAATCGCAGCTTCTAACAACTTTGTATCTTAGCAACAACAACATCTCCGGTAATATTCCAGAACAGATAGCTAACCTCAAGGGCATGCAGATTTTGGATCTCTCCATGAACCAATTGTCTGGAAACATCCCAGCGTCTTTCACAAGTCTTCATTTCTTATCAAAATTCAACGTCTCCTACAATAATCTTGAAGGGCCAATACCATCAAGTACTCAGCTCCAAAGTTTCGATGCTTCTGCGTTTGAGGGGAATCTGAAACTTTGTGGTGACCCACTTCCAAATAAGTGTAAGAGAACCGAGGGCACTGATGAACCTGATATGAATAACACAGATGCAGACATGAAGGAGCGGCAATTTCCATGGTTCTATGTTTCCGCTGCACTTGGGTTCTTTATAGGATTTTGGGGAGTCTTTGGTCCTTTAGTATTTCTGCAGAAATGGAG TATTCCTCGTGGATTTGGGAAGTGTTCCGAGTTGCAGGTTCTTCGTGCTGGTTACAATTACCTATCAGGATCGCTTCCAGAAGATATCTTTAATTCTACCTCACTTGAAGAGATCTCACTACCTCTAAATTCATTGAATGGAGCAATCAGTGATGGAATTGCCAACCTCATCAACCTCACAACTCTTGATCTCTGCTATAACCAATTGAGTGGTGTGCTCCCTCTCCATCTTGGGAAGCTCTCAAAGTTGAAACAGATACTCCTTGATTTCAACTCTCTGGAAGGTTCATTGCCTCTATCCTTGATGAATTGCACAAAACTTGTTGAACTTCGTATGGGAGCCAACAACTTGGGAGGTGATATCTCCATGCTCGATTTTTCAAAACTCAGCCAACTTAGTAAACTTGACTTGCGGATGAATAACTTCTTTGGTGTCTTACCTAGAAGCCTCTACTCGTGCAAGTTCTTGAAAGCAATTCGAGTGAGCTATAATAATCTAGAGGTTCAAATACAGCCTGAAATTGCTTCATTGAAATCCCTGTCCTTCCTCTCACTGGGAGTAAACAAACGTTTGACGAATGTCAAAGAGGCAATGAAGATACTGATGGGTTGCAAAAGCCTTGTAGTCCTATCATTAGCATCCAGTTTTGTAGGTGAGGAATTTCCTACTGATCTTGGGAAAGCTGATTTTGATGGATTCCAAAATCTTCGAATTTTGGATTTGAGTTCCTGTAACCTTACTGGTCAACTCCCTTTATGGCTATCAAAGCTCAGAAAGTTAGAGTCCTTGAGTCTGAGTCATAATAGAATCACAGGCTCAATCCCAAGTTGGATAGGGAGTCTTCCTAGGCTCTATTCTATAATCATGGACTTCAACCTACTTTCAGGTAAAATTCCAAAGGAACTGTGGATGCTCCCTATGTTGGTATCTGAACAAGCTGCAGCTACTGCAGGTACTGCTCTTGATCTGCCTTACTTCTACCCCAGTGTTGATTATGCAAAACCTATACAGTACAATTACTTGTATTACGAAGCAATGATATCCCTAAAAAGCAATAACCTATATGGGAACATACCTTCTGAGATCGGCCAATCGCAGCTTCTGACATATTTGGATCTTAGCAACAACAACTTGTCCGGTAATATTCCAGAACAGATAGCTAACATAAAGGGCATGCGGCAGTTGGATCTCTCCATGAACCAATTGTCTGGAAATATCCCCACGTCTTTCACAAGTCTTCATTTCTTATCAAAACTCAACGTCTCCTTCAATAATCTTGAAGGGCCAATACCATCAAGCACTCAGCTCCAAAGTTTCAATGCTTCTGCGTTTGAGGGGAATCGGAATCTTTGTGGTGACCCACTTCCAAAGTGTAAGAGAACTAAGGGCACTGATGAACCTGATATGAACAACACAGATGCAGACATGAAGGAGCATCAATTTCCATGGTTTTATATTTCTGCTGCACTTGGGTTCATTATAGGATTTTGGGGAGTCTTTGGTCCTCTAGTATTACTGAAGAAATGGAGGTATGCATATTACCACTTCCTAGACAATGGATATGAAAGGTTCATGGTGATGATACTAAAGCGTATGGCCAGATTGAAGCGCAGGTTTAGTAGAAGTTAG
- the LOC101304951 gene encoding probable polyamine transporter At3g13620-like — MRMGASTCSASSQSLIEQEQQLESQPQITTKNPKKLALIPLVFLIYFEVSGGPYGEEPAVGAAGPLFAILGFLIFPFIWSIPEALVTAELATAFPGNGGFVIWAHQAFGPFWGSLMGSWKFLSGVINLASYPILCVDYLKLVIPIFSSGLPRFFAIFVSTIVLSFLNYSGLSIVGYTAVGLGILSLCPFIVMSLVAIPKIDPSRWISLGQKGVGKDWTLYINTLFWNLNFWDNASTLAGEVEEPQKMYPIALFSAGILTCLGYIIPLLAATGAIPLEQEDWVDGYLASAGEVIAGKWLKYWIEIGAVLSIIGLFEAQLSSCAYQLLGMADLGISPLIFGSRSKWFNTPWLGILISTAFALSVSYLDFTDIISSANFLYSLGMLLEFASFLWLRVKFPGLERPFKVPMGVRGLVVMCLIPSVFLAYVLAVATKAVYLVSAVMTLFGIVWYFLMNICKSKMWFEFNNGEQKLEYQ, encoded by the coding sequence ATGAGAATGGGAGCCTCAACCTGTTCTGCAAGCTCCCAGTCCTTGATTGAACAGGAACAACAACTAGAATCACAGCCTCAAATTACCACCAAGAATCCCAAAAAACTTGCCCTTATCCCACTAGTCTTCCTAATCTATTTTGAAGTCTCTGGAGGTCCTTATGGTGAAGAACCTGCAGTTGGTGCAGCTGGTCCACTCTTTGCCATTCTTGGCTTCCTCATCTTCCCATTCATATGGAGCATCCCTGAGGCCCTTGTCACCGCTGAGCTGGCAACCGCCTTCCCCGGAAATGGTGGTTTTGTCATCTGGGCACACCAAGCCTTTGGACCCTTCTGGGGATCCCTAATGGGATCTTGGAAATTCCTCAGTGGAGTCATCAATTTAGCTTCATATCCTATTCTTTGTGTGGACTATCTCAAGCTGGTAATCCCAATTTTTTCTTCAGGCCTTCCTCGATTTTTCGCTATATTTGTATCAACTATAGTGCTTTCATTTTTGAACTATTCTGGTTTGAGCATTGTTGGTTACACTGCAGTAGGTTTAGGAATACTGTCATTATGTCCATTTATAGTAATGTCTTTGGTTGCAATTCCCAAGATTGATCCTAGTAGATGGATCAGTTTGGGTCAAAAGGGTGTGGGAAAGGATTGGACTTTGTATATAAACACCTTATTCTGGAACTTGAATTTTTGGGACAATGCTAGTACATTAGCTGGTGAAGTTGAAGAACCCCAAAAGATGTACCCAATAGCACTTTTCTCAGCTGGCATTCTCACATGTTTGGGGTACATAATTCCTCTCCTAGCTGCAACTGGTGCTATTCCACTTGAACAAGAAGATTGGGTTGATGGGTATTTAGCTTCAGCTGGAGAAGTGATTGCTGGGAAATGGTTGAAATACTGGATCGAAATTGGTGCTGTTTTATCAATCATTGGACTTTTTGAAGCTCAATTAAGTAGTTGTGCATACCAGCTTTTGGGGATGGCAGACTTGGGGATTTCACCACTAATTTTTGGGTCACGGTCCAAATGGTTCAACACACCTTGGTTAGGAATTCTGATTTCAACAGCTTTTGCACTCTCCGTTTCTTACTTGGATTTCACAGACATTATATCTTCTGCCAATTTCCTATACAGTTTGGGAATGCTATTAGAATTTGCGTCTTTTCTTTGGTTAAGAGTGAAGTTTCCAGGTCTAGAAAGGCCATTTAAAGTTCCAATGGGTGTGAGAGGTTTGGTAGTCATGTGCTTGATTCCATCTGTGTTTTTGGCCTATGTTCTGGCTGTGGCTACTAAAGCTGTTTATTTGGTTAGTGCAGTGATGACTCTGTTTGGAATTGTGTGGTACTTCCTTATGAATATCTGCAAATCAAAGATGTGGTTTGAATTCAACAACGGTGAACAAAAATTGGAATACCAGTAA